From one Rhopalosiphum padi isolate XX-2018 chromosome 2, ASM2088224v1, whole genome shotgun sequence genomic stretch:
- the LOC132919000 gene encoding LOW QUALITY PROTEIN: vesicular glutamate transporter 2-like (The sequence of the model RefSeq protein was modified relative to this genomic sequence to represent the inferred CDS: substituted 1 base at 1 genomic stop codon), whose product MCNSSTPFHHRDFFDHRAHLSPSFNQFVIVSVDSTNFNYIKYYDYGYLISFIPAGVLSTIYPAHNIFGISVIISSIGYLIAVISILCYVNAHVHFVLQFIMGTALTVAFISIDRVWTYWVPLDKQTIRHVPIVLYVLVNKGGYFYYSLIELHHIYSSYTLTLPMGMIGLAWYVLWFYMINGNLFRDPNLDIILFGGSNSRRYSFETSGVSLIRSMVSDIPWKSLXTSKPILVIGLLYVCNIQIINRKADGDFYATAINEWNMRTYTIIILLLVVVLVELVPEIIISTSTTSIRKFWTCLYFGLMSIYFFMEAIIGNTLETNKMLHFVLIEIEFLYTFGFYLNHLDIAPIYASLLYSLLFSMHYISNLFWETVLKTIINSRILDEARIDMFMAIVCLAMAMPYAIFASAEIPTWTADKPVEENQQDIIENDDLLSV is encoded by the exons tacgATTATGGATATCTTATCAGTTTCATACCTGCAGGTGTATTGTCCACCATTTATCCAGCTCACAA tatttttggGATTTCTGTCATCATTTCGTCGATCGGTTATTTAATCGCAgtcataagtatattatgttacgtaAACGCACACGTGCATTTCgtcttacaatttattatgggAACGGCTTTG ACCGTGGCATTTATATCAATTGACAGGGTTTGGACGTATTGGGTTCCACTGGATAAGCAGACAATACGTCACGTTCCAATAGTACTGTACGTTTTGGTAAACAAAGGCGGATATTTTTACTACAGCCTTATCGAACTACACCACATATATTCATCTTATACTTTAACTCTACCTATGG GAATGATCGGGTTGGCTTGGTACGTTTTGTGGTTCTACATGATCAATGGTAACCTATTTCGGGACCCGAACCTCGATATCATTTTATTTGGAGGTTCCAACAGCCGGCGATATTCTTTTGAAACGTCTGGCGTTTCGTTAATCCGTTCAATGGTGTCGGACATACCGTGGAAATCGCTGTAAACTTCTAAGCCCATCCTCGTGATTGGTCTATTATACGTgtgtaatattcaaataattaatagaaaagcAGATGGTGATTTCTACGCTACC GCAATTAATGAATGGAATATGAGAacatacactattattatattgcttcTCGTCGTCGTCCTGGTCGAATTAGTTCCAGagattattatatcaacttCCACCACCAGCATCAGAAAGTTTTGGACTTGcttatattttggtttaatgagcatatattttttcatgGAAGCAATTATCGGCAACACTTTAGAAACCaataaaatgttacattttGTGCTTATAGAAATAGAATTTCTTTATACttttg GATTCTACTTAAACCATTTGGATATCGCGCCAATCTATGCCAGCTTACTTTATAGTCTTCTGTTTAGTAtgcattatatttcaaatttattttgggAAACAGTcctaaaaacaataatcaattcTAGG attCTAGACGAAGCCAGAATTGACATGTTTATGGCAATAGTATGTTTGGCGATGGCAATGCCCTATGCTATTTTCGCATCGGCGGAAATTCCAACATGGACAGCAGATAAACCAGTAGAAGAAAATCAACAAGATATAATTGAAAATGACGACCTACTATCTGTGTGA